The Pseudomonadota bacterium genomic interval CAAGCCCTGCCGTGCGTGCTCGCTGAACACAGCGCGATCGCCGGGGGCGCTAGGCAGCACGTCGAGCGAGGGCGCAGCGTGCGGATCGCCATGCCTAGCAGGTACCGGCCTTGGCGCTGCGCCGCAGCCTAGCAGCGCCAGTGTCGCCAAGGACAGCGCGAAAAGACGGCCGGCACGAAACGATGACCTATTCACAATGGAGAGCATACGGCAAGGGCAACCTAGGCTGCACCCCGCAACGACTGGTACCGTGAACCGCAGTCGTCGTCGGTACGCCTCGCCAGCGACCGCCAGCCCTCGCCGCCAACCGATCACAATCCCTGGCAAGCGGCACCAGTGCTCGGGAAGTCCGATCCGGGTTTTCTTCAGGGTAGGCCGCGGGCACGACCGAGCGCAGCGCGGCATCGACAAGGAAGGTGTCCTGGAACAGAGGTTCGGTCTGGTCCAACATCGCATCACTGAAAACCTGGATTTCCTAGTGACTACGAAAAACCGCACTTGTGCATTGTCGCCTTGCTCGAGCCAAGATCGATACTGGGTGAAATACCTCTGTCGTTCGGCGCCGGATCACAAAAATAAAGTGTTTGAATACAAGTACTTAACCAAACACTATGGGCCCAAAGGGTAAAAAACTCTGGCCAGGGCACGTCAGTTGCTTATACTCCAAAACGAGTCGCGCTCCCGTGCGCTGCCCCCCCTGTGCGGGGGCGCGGCTCCTTTTCAAAACGCGTAACCGTTCAGCCCCCCGCAAGTCGGGTTTACGGGCGGTCTTCCGGGGCAAGCGAGCCCGCAGGAATTACTTCGCCGGCTTTCGCAGGCTACTTGTGTTTCTGCGGTTGGAATCGGCTCTGGCGCGGCCCCTTGGCATGACGCGCCGTCCTGCTGATCAAGTGCTGCGTGAGTCCGACGACTGCGGCGCCATCTACGGAGTCCTTGGCATGACGCGCCGTCCTGCTGATCAAGTGCTGGTCAAGGCGGGGCGAGAAACCGGGGCGTTGTTGCGCGTGCCGTGCTACTCGGCCGGATGGCTCGGGGCAGGTGAGGCGGGGCAGACGGCTCGTTCTCGTGTCCGCTGCGGCAGGTTCACCGATCGGCAGGCGCCCGCTGGCACGACAGGCAGCAGAACGCTACCGGGTCCGAGTCGGAAATGGGAGCCTCGCCAACAGATGCGGCGCGAAAAGAGACAATACAGCCACAGGAACGCCAGCAGCAGATCCCGGACCGGCGCGAGCCAGAGGTAGCCGACGCGCATGGGCGCTCCCCGGGTCAGGCGTACGAGCCAGCCATCGCACAGTGCCTTGGTAAGCCCTAGCCACGCCACCCATCCGGCGAGCGCGTACGGCGCTCCGGCACTAACCCAGGCAGCCAAGGCGAATACGGTCGGATTGGCCATGAGGTCAGCAACATAGCCGGGCGCGGATACCACTGCCCGCATCTTGAGCCAACGTGCGTGGCGTTCCAGGAATCGCGCAACGCTCGTGTCCGCATTGACGTTGTTGGCTCGAACTCTGGAGAGCACGACGTTCTTGCCGTTCTTTCGGTACAGCTCTCCCAGTACGTAGTCCTCGGCAAGGACGTCTCCCACCACGGCAAGACCTCCGAGGGAATCAAGCTCGGAGCGGCGGAAAGCGAGGCACTTGCCGATGACGCAGGTGATGCCGGCGGCTGCCGACGCCAAGCAGGTCGCCGGCCCCGTGAAGGCGCTGAGCTGGAGGTTTTCCAGCGCCGCACCCACCGAGCGCTCACCCACTCCGACCACCACGCCGGTTAGCAGCGATGCCCTTCGCGTCAGGTATTCGCTGACCAGCTTGCGCAGCATGCCCGGCTCGATCCGCACATTGGCGTCGGACTGCACCACGAGATCGTGCCTCGCCGTCCGCAGCGCCCCTTGAAGATTCGCGACCTTGGGGTTGGCGCCGGTGTGGCGATCCGAAACCACGAACTTGCAAGCCACCTCAGGATAGCCTTCGGCGATGGCTCGCGCGATGGCGATGCCGGGATCGGCAGGATCGGTGCTGGAGAATACGATCTCAAAGCCGGGTGGATAATCCTGCTCGAAGAACGAGCGCAGGTTATCGGCCAGTTCGTCTTCGATCCCCTTGATCGGTTTGAGCAGCGTGATCGGCGGCAGCCGTGCCTGTGCGAAGCGCCTCGGTCGGCCGAAGTGACGCCAGGTGGCCCACACTCCGGCGCAGTAAATGGTTGCCGCCACGACGGTGCATGCCAGCAGGCACCAGCTAAGCGCGGTCAACATGGGGTCCCGTCCAGGAATCAGTGCAGCGCATCGCTCGGAGTGAGGAGCCAGCGACTATGGCACCTAACCCCCAGCCAAAGCAAACTCGATGTCGCCACCGGCTTGTGGCATACTTGCGTGCCTGTTCGGTCGGCCCAAAGGGCCCATCCCAGGATAACTGGTCGAGACCGGCCGTGCAGGGTGGATGCGATCGCCGGCGCGCCCGGAGCATGCGGTTGGAATCGACAGAGTCCGCAGGATTGCCAATAGCAGCGCTATTGCGAGGGTTTTTGCGAGGACGAAAGCCGCGAGCGCGCCGCCCTGCACGGCCGCAGCCGATCGAGTTATTCTCGGACGGGCCCTAAGGGTGCTGGGATGAAAGAGGGCTCACGGTCTCGGGAGGGTCCTCGGATTCGTGCCGGGTTCCTGGATGCTGAGCGCTTCGGCAGGCTGGTGATTGCTTGGACCAGCAGCGGCCTGTGTCGGCTGTGGTGGTCCGTGCAAGAAACTCCAGCGCAATTGCTGCCGCCCGAGCCCGTACCATCGGGGTTCAGCGAGCCCTTGCACAGCTACTTCGCCGGTGAGGAAGTCGACCCCACCAGTTTGCCCGTGGATCTGCGCGGCACCGCCTTTCAGCTGCAGGTGTGGCATGAGCTGCGACGCATCCGGCGCGGGCAGGTGCGCACGTACGCGGCGGTAGCCAGCAGGATCGGATCACCTCGTGCCACGCGA includes:
- a CDS encoding methylated-DNA--[protein]-cysteine S-methyltransferase, giving the protein MKEGSRSREGPRIRAGFLDAERFGRLVIAWTSSGLCRLWWSVQETPAQLLPPEPVPSGFSEPLHSYFAGEEVDPTSLPVDLRGTAFQLQVWHELRRIRRGQVRTYAAVASRIGSPRATRAVGAANAANPLPIVVPCHRVVAAGFCLGGYSAGLDRKRRLLELEGVRVVQERVRPGQLQLL
- a CDS encoding glycosyltransferase, with translation MLTALSWCLLACTVVAATIYCAGVWATWRHFGRPRRFAQARLPPITLLKPIKGIEDELADNLRSFFEQDYPPGFEIVFSSTDPADPGIAIARAIAEGYPEVACKFVVSDRHTGANPKVANLQGALRTARHDLVVQSDANVRIEPGMLRKLVSEYLTRRASLLTGVVVGVGERSVGAALENLQLSAFTGPATCLASAAAGITCVIGKCLAFRRSELDSLGGLAVVGDVLAEDYVLGELYRKNGKNVVLSRVRANNVNADTSVARFLERHARWLKMRAVVSAPGYVADLMANPTVFALAAWVSAGAPYALAGWVAWLGLTKALCDGWLVRLTRGAPMRVGYLWLAPVRDLLLAFLWLYCLFSRRICWRGSHFRLGPGSVLLPVVPAGACRSVNLPQRTRERAVCPASPAPSHPAE